One Natronomonas gomsonensis genomic window, GGCCTCGGCTGGCTGGCGCGTGACGCTCGACGAGCTGCACGAGGCGTTTGCTGCAGTTGGTGTCGACTCGGAGACGGTCACAACCGACGACCCGGAGCGACCACCACAGGTCCACCCCACAACGAATGGCTCGGTGTTGGGACGGATGCTCTACGTACTCGGTGTCCCGGCAGGGCGTGAAGACGTGCGGCGTAACCGATTGCCGTCAATCCTCAACGAAATCGATATTCAGTCCCGAGCGCGGTTTTGTGAGTTGTTCGTACGCCAGCGGGGGCTCGACAGCCACTACGAATCCTATGAGCCGACGCGGGTGTTGGTAGATCGACCGCAGCACTTCAGGCGTGAGTTCGCGGCACTTGTCGAGGACGTGACTGGCGAATCCGCGGCACCGTATAGTCGGGGCGTCGAGGTCTCGCTGGACGGGATGGTGGCGTTGGGTGTCGACCCGCGCGACGACGGGTAGCAATTGCGAAGCAAGACATACAAAATAACAATTAGCCGGCTATCCCGATGTCGATTACTGACACCCGATTGTACTCAACGGTAGCTCAGTGTTTGAGCTATCTCGTAGCTTCATTAGCTGATCCGTGCTTCTACTGTCCACGAAGCCGGACGCGTCGGTAGTTGCACTTGATTCACCATGCAACTCACACAGACTATTACTGCACAGAACGACGAACGAGCCGTCTCCCCGGTCATCGGAGTGATATTGATGGTCGCGACCACTGTGATTCTCGCGGCTGTCATCGGAACGTTCGTTCTCGGCTTGGGTGACCAAGTCCAACAGACGAGTCCGAACGCACAGTGGACGTGGGACCAACCGACCGACACCAAACTTGAACTGACGCATCAGGGCGGCGACACCGTCGCTGTGGACCGGGTGATCGTGACTGGCGGCGATAACATCGACTCGACGAACGACTGTGACGTAAACAACGACTGGAGCGACTCGAATGCTGAAATTACTGCGGGCGACACCTGCGCCAATATCCCCACCGGAGACGCCGGTGGG contains:
- a CDS encoding type IV pilin, whose protein sequence is MQLTQTITAQNDERAVSPVIGVILMVATTVILAAVIGTFVLGLGDQVQQTSPNAQWTWDQPTDTKLELTHQGGDTVAVDRVIVTGGDNIDSTNDCDVNNDWSDSNAEITAGDTCANIPTGDAGGTYRFVWTADGGGSSSTLSTYDA